A stretch of the Cumulibacter soli genome encodes the following:
- a CDS encoding TetR/AcrR family transcriptional regulator produces MPKIVDHEQRRLEIIRATWRVIDRIGIANATTREIAREAGFSSGVLAHYFKDKSDIMANAMLAAHTEVVKRMERSKLEGLEGLREFMLQCLPLDARRVLLARIEISFWGMAVGDDELIALFTDEINRGYQSRVLAFLDQARGRGELADGVNLRKLARELHVLMDGLSAQAAINATAPKRVEQTEMLDAILDRARA; encoded by the coding sequence GTGCCGAAGATCGTCGATCACGAGCAGCGCCGGCTAGAGATCATTCGCGCGACCTGGCGAGTGATTGACCGGATCGGGATAGCGAACGCGACCACGCGGGAGATTGCTCGTGAGGCCGGGTTCTCCAGTGGGGTGCTCGCGCACTACTTCAAAGACAAGAGCGACATCATGGCTAATGCGATGCTCGCCGCGCATACCGAAGTCGTCAAACGGATGGAGCGATCGAAACTCGAGGGTTTGGAAGGTCTGCGCGAGTTCATGTTGCAGTGTTTGCCGTTGGATGCGCGGCGTGTGTTGTTGGCGCGGATCGAGATCAGCTTCTGGGGGATGGCGGTCGGCGACGACGAACTCATCGCGTTGTTTACCGATGAGATCAATCGCGGATACCAATCGCGCGTGCTGGCATTCCTGGACCAAGCGCGAGGGCGTGGCGAGTTGGCCGACGGCGTGAACCTGCGCAAGTTGGCCCGCGAGTTGCATGTGCTGATGGACGGGCTGTCGGCCCAGGCCGCGATCAACGCCACCGCCCCGAAGCGGGTCGAGCAGACAGAAATGCTGGACGCGATCCTGGACCGGGCGCGCGCCTAG